A stretch of Longimicrobium terrae DNA encodes these proteins:
- a CDS encoding TonB-dependent receptor encodes MHNRIIPAEADRASGRTGDCSIDQQPSRAALPRVLRRLAILALALGAIGGTRAPAAAQAGTGRVQGRVVAAETGEPLAGVRVSLAGTAQGTVSDAVGAWRLNGVAAGEQTIILQAIGRAALRLNASVRAGSTVELNARLAPAALMVDSLVVTAERTFAFTRDVESASRLGLTVREIPATVNVITQGYMKRRGLRTVTEAYNAAPGVSAGNIPGSPATLSMRGITFGGNAYLMDGVRVTNSDFISRNWDTWNYESIEVLKGPASVLYGVGVLGGAVNLIPKRASFGDDHSEALLSAGSFGTYRVAAGANRAVSDQVAVRGDVEYSRSAGWVDRTGREQGQAKVDVLYQPMDALQLELSADYARDDYGTAYFGQPLTAPGIARHPTDVVKAENGLVLDRALRTANYDVTDGLMDSESYWLRSRASYQPTPRLRIVNDLSRYDGDRHWSNAEDFSFNAETGLLDRTTTRIDHDHQFWMERAYLNWDLRRNGLGHRLSAGFEHGETDFFTPRRFGETTAVDPFAPVRGTFPADTRENFSSRVDFETDLAETALFLEEAFDVTDRLLLVGGLRYDRIAVDRTVDDLNAGTESRFDRTFSPLSWRVGAVVDVHASTQLFGQYTAAVTPVSSFLTLSQSRAGFDLSRGTSMEAGLKSTFYDDRVALTASVYRLRQSDILTRDPSDFALTVQGGEKSSTGAELAFYAGLTQRLRVDGNLAVLDARFDELLAGGGVNLRGNTPANVPERVANGNAWYVLPGLPVTLGANVTSAGGFYTDDANTVRVSGYTVWGASVSHDSRWGTVTLRARNLADRFYAEWSGYSPTQIYVGEPRSVEIAWTGRF; translated from the coding sequence ATGCACAACCGCATCATCCCGGCGGAAGCGGACCGCGCGTCCGGCCGCACCGGGGATTGTTCGATAGATCAGCAGCCCTCCCGCGCCGCACTGCCGCGCGTTCTCAGACGCCTCGCCATCCTCGCCCTCGCGCTTGGCGCCATCGGGGGAACCCGCGCACCCGCGGCCGCGCAGGCGGGCACCGGCCGGGTGCAGGGCCGCGTGGTCGCCGCGGAAACGGGAGAGCCGCTGGCCGGCGTGCGCGTTTCGCTGGCCGGCACCGCGCAGGGCACCGTGAGCGACGCGGTCGGGGCGTGGCGCCTGAACGGCGTGGCCGCGGGCGAGCAGACCATCATCCTGCAGGCGATCGGGCGCGCGGCGCTGCGGCTGAACGCCAGCGTCCGCGCCGGAAGCACGGTGGAGCTGAACGCCCGCCTGGCCCCCGCCGCGCTGATGGTGGATTCGCTGGTGGTGACGGCGGAACGCACCTTCGCATTCACGCGCGACGTGGAATCCGCGTCGCGGCTGGGGCTTACCGTGCGCGAGATCCCCGCGACGGTCAACGTAATCACCCAGGGATACATGAAGCGCCGCGGCCTGCGCACCGTGACCGAGGCGTACAACGCGGCGCCCGGCGTGAGCGCGGGCAACATCCCCGGCTCCCCCGCCACGCTCTCCATGCGCGGCATAACCTTCGGCGGCAACGCGTACCTGATGGATGGCGTGCGCGTCACCAACTCGGACTTCATCTCCCGCAACTGGGACACCTGGAACTACGAGTCCATCGAAGTGCTCAAGGGCCCCGCGTCGGTGCTGTACGGCGTGGGCGTGCTGGGCGGCGCCGTGAACCTGATCCCCAAGCGCGCGTCGTTCGGCGACGACCACAGCGAGGCGCTGCTGAGCGCGGGCAGCTTTGGCACGTACCGCGTGGCGGCGGGGGCCAACCGCGCCGTGAGCGACCAGGTGGCGGTGCGCGGCGACGTGGAATACAGCCGCTCCGCGGGATGGGTGGACCGCACGGGACGCGAGCAGGGGCAGGCCAAGGTGGACGTCCTTTATCAGCCAATGGACGCGCTGCAGCTGGAGCTGAGCGCCGACTACGCGCGCGACGACTACGGCACGGCGTACTTCGGCCAGCCGCTCACCGCCCCAGGGATCGCGCGCCATCCCACGGACGTGGTGAAGGCGGAAAACGGACTGGTGCTGGACCGGGCGCTGCGCACGGCCAACTACGACGTCACGGACGGGTTGATGGACAGCGAATCGTACTGGCTGCGGTCGCGCGCCTCGTACCAGCCCACGCCGCGCCTGCGCATCGTGAACGACCTCAGCCGCTACGATGGCGACCGGCACTGGTCCAACGCCGAGGACTTCTCGTTCAACGCCGAAACGGGGCTGCTGGACCGCACCACGACGCGCATCGACCACGACCACCAGTTCTGGATGGAGCGTGCCTACCTGAACTGGGACCTGCGCCGCAACGGCCTGGGGCACCGCCTGAGCGCCGGCTTCGAGCACGGGGAAACGGACTTCTTCACGCCTCGCCGCTTTGGCGAGACCACGGCGGTGGACCCGTTCGCGCCCGTCCGCGGCACCTTTCCGGCGGACACGCGCGAGAACTTCTCGTCGCGCGTGGACTTTGAGACGGACCTGGCGGAAACGGCGCTGTTCCTGGAAGAAGCGTTCGACGTTACCGACCGCCTGCTGCTGGTGGGCGGGCTGCGCTACGACCGCATCGCCGTCGACCGTACCGTCGATGACCTGAACGCCGGCACCGAGAGCCGCTTCGACCGCACCTTTTCCCCGCTCAGCTGGCGCGTGGGCGCGGTGGTCGACGTCCACGCGTCCACGCAGCTGTTCGGGCAGTACACGGCGGCCGTCACGCCGGTGAGCTCGTTTCTGACGCTGAGCCAGAGCCGCGCGGGGTTCGATCTGAGCCGCGGCACGTCCATGGAAGCGGGGCTCAAGAGCACCTTTTACGACGACCGTGTGGCGCTGACCGCGTCGGTGTACCGGCTGCGGCAGAGCGACATCCTCACCCGCGATCCCAGCGACTTTGCGCTCACCGTGCAGGGCGGCGAAAAGTCCAGCACGGGCGCGGAGCTGGCGTTCTACGCGGGCCTTACGCAGCGGCTGCGCGTGGACGGCAACCTGGCCGTACTGGATGCGCGCTTCGATGAACTGCTGGCGGGCGGCGGCGTGAACCTGCGCGGCAACACGCCGGCGAACGTGCCGGAGCGGGTGGCCAACGGCAACGCGTGGTACGTGCTTCCCGGGCTCCCCGTCACACTGGGCGCGAACGTGACCTCGGCGGGCGGATTCTACACGGATGACGCCAACACCGTCCGTGTGAGCGGCTACACGGTGTGGGGCGCCTCGGTGAGCCACGACTCGCGCTGGGGCACGGTGACGCTGCGGGCGCGCAACCTGGCGGACCGCTTCTACGCGGAATGGTCCGGCTACAGCCCCACGCAGATCTACGTGGGCGAGCCGCGCAGCGTGGAGATCGCCTGGACGGGGCGCTTCTGA
- a CDS encoding sialidase family protein — protein MTIHTSNPAPRSSASHGRAPMIASVSRHGTMIAIVLAALAACTGETAPPPPMATIAVPAAAGSGMYTLTQAPDAESTLSWVQSDSVSKTSVLRASTFRDGGWTAPRTISTGTGWFLNWADRPSVTGLPGGATAAHWLETNPGTAPSAYTYGIKVAYSADGGANWKRVHHAGRGFRGKNQYTGFLSFLPGRDGFLAAYLTPPAEAAAAPSAHSAEDHEHRMTLRVAEFGPGGQLRSDVQLDSSTCTCCPLGMAQAEAGPVVVYRDRWPGEVRDVSIIRRVNGRWTEPRPVHRDGWVFPGCPTNGPVVAAKGRRVAVAWFTGVDDRPEVRLAFSADGGETFGAPVRISATRAVGYAGLVMLEDGGAAVSWMEAGAGSAPALRIRRVSPDGKPGSPVQVAAVAGGRSGGMPQLGRSGDGLLLVWKSGQELRSAIVPVARLGS, from the coding sequence ATGACCATCCACACGAGCAACCCGGCCCCGCGTTCCTCCGCGAGCCACGGACGCGCGCCGATGATCGCCAGCGTTTCGCGCCATGGAACGATGATCGCCATCGTTCTCGCGGCGCTGGCCGCGTGCACCGGCGAGACCGCGCCGCCGCCGCCGATGGCGACCATCGCCGTCCCCGCCGCGGCGGGAAGCGGGATGTACACGCTGACGCAGGCGCCGGACGCGGAATCCACGCTGAGCTGGGTGCAGAGCGACTCCGTATCGAAGACCAGCGTCTTGCGCGCATCCACCTTTCGCGACGGGGGATGGACCGCGCCGCGCACCATCTCCACCGGAACCGGCTGGTTTCTCAACTGGGCGGACCGGCCCAGCGTTACGGGACTTCCCGGCGGCGCGACGGCCGCGCACTGGCTGGAAACCAACCCCGGAACCGCGCCCAGCGCCTACACCTACGGAATCAAGGTCGCGTACTCGGCGGACGGAGGCGCGAACTGGAAGCGCGTTCACCACGCCGGGCGCGGCTTCCGGGGAAAGAACCAGTACACGGGCTTCCTTTCCTTCCTCCCCGGGCGCGACGGCTTTCTGGCCGCGTACCTGACGCCCCCCGCGGAAGCCGCCGCCGCGCCGTCCGCGCACTCCGCGGAAGACCATGAGCACCGGATGACGCTGCGCGTGGCGGAGTTCGGCCCCGGCGGGCAGCTGCGGAGCGACGTGCAGCTGGATTCCAGCACCTGCACCTGCTGCCCGCTGGGGATGGCGCAGGCGGAGGCGGGGCCGGTGGTGGTGTACCGCGACCGCTGGCCGGGCGAGGTGCGCGACGTGTCCATCATCCGCCGCGTGAACGGCCGGTGGACGGAGCCGCGCCCGGTTCACCGCGACGGCTGGGTCTTTCCCGGCTGCCCCACGAACGGTCCTGTGGTGGCGGCGAAGGGACGGCGCGTGGCCGTGGCCTGGTTTACGGGGGTGGATGACAGGCCGGAGGTGCGCCTGGCCTTTTCGGCGGATGGCGGCGAGACGTTCGGCGCGCCGGTGCGGATCAGCGCCACGCGGGCCGTGGGATACGCGGGGCTGGTGATGCTGGAGGATGGAGGCGCCGCCGTGAGCTGGATGGAGGCCGGGGCCGGCTCCGCACCCGCGCTGCGCATCCGCCGCGTGTCCCCGGACGGCAAGCCGGGTTCCCCCGTCCAGGTCGCGGCGGTCGCGGGCGGGCGGTCCGGGGGCATGCCGCAGCTGGGACGTTCGGGGGATGGGCTGCTCCTCGTCTGGAAGAGCGGCCAGGAACTGCGGAGCGCCATCGTCCCCGTCGCCCGGCTGGGATCGTAG
- a CDS encoding alpha-ketoacid dehydrogenase subunit alpha/beta produces the protein MSSTTTEATAAEALAPGDVVHDYRIAYRSRQVSVLARGEVMLGRAMFGIFGDGKEVAQVALARSIRAGDVRAGYYRDQTLMFALGLLDVRQFFAQLNAHTDVEAEPASGGRGMNAHFGTRMVDAQGRFGTLTDGPQSSADASPTGSQMPRLLGLAYASKLYRELEDLREMTQFSRNGDEIAFGTIGNASCAEGIFWETLNAAGVLQVPMLVSVWDDGYGISVPNELQVAKDSISELIAGFQRSEESPKGFEIEVVRGWDYPALVDTYQRITEVVRTEHVPALVHVIELTQPFGHSTSGSHERYKSAERLGWEKEHDGLARMRAWMLEQGITTEDELAALEKEEAEHVRQARDEAWEAYQSPIRREAEAATALLAAAAEAASEPARAQVAAARDELAKRRDPLRRDIAVSMHRALVAVRGESDRVRQPLVDWRREQKPLEQDRFHSLLLSESDESPMRVAYEAPEYGEGAAEVDGYKILNAAFAAALERDPRVIAFGEDVGKLGDVNQGFVDLQARFGEMRVGDAGIREATIVGQAIGMAMRGLRPIAEIQYLDYLLYALQVMSDDLATLRYRTKGGQKAPVIVRTRGHRLVGIWHSGSPMGMMVHALRGMHVLVPRDMTRAAGFYNLLLRSDDPAVVVEVLNGYRLKEKLPSNIGTFTTPIGVVETLRPGRDVTVVTYGACCAVALQAAKMLQDSAGIDVEVIDVQSLLPFDIQGDIVKSLQKTNRVLFLDEDVPGGASAYMMQEVLEKQGGFHWLDALPRTLAAAEHRAPYGRDGDYWSKPNAEDVFDAVYGLMQETNPRDFPDIGS, from the coding sequence ATGTCGAGTACGACCACCGAAGCAACCGCGGCTGAGGCGCTGGCGCCCGGCGACGTGGTCCACGACTACCGGATCGCGTACCGCAGCCGCCAGGTCAGCGTGCTCGCGCGCGGCGAGGTGATGCTGGGCCGCGCGATGTTCGGCATCTTTGGCGACGGCAAGGAAGTGGCCCAGGTCGCCCTGGCCCGCTCCATCCGCGCCGGCGACGTGCGCGCCGGCTACTATCGCGACCAGACGCTCATGTTCGCGCTGGGGCTGCTGGACGTGCGCCAGTTCTTTGCCCAGCTCAACGCCCACACCGACGTGGAAGCCGAGCCCGCGTCCGGCGGCCGCGGAATGAACGCGCACTTCGGCACGCGCATGGTGGACGCCCAGGGCCGCTTCGGCACCCTGACGGACGGCCCGCAGTCCTCCGCCGACGCGTCCCCCACCGGCTCGCAGATGCCGCGCCTGCTGGGGCTGGCGTACGCCTCCAAGCTGTACCGCGAGTTGGAGGACCTGCGCGAGATGACGCAGTTCAGCCGCAACGGCGACGAAATCGCCTTCGGCACCATCGGCAACGCGTCGTGCGCCGAGGGGATCTTCTGGGAAACGCTCAACGCCGCGGGCGTCCTTCAGGTCCCCATGCTCGTCTCCGTGTGGGACGACGGCTACGGCATCTCGGTGCCCAACGAGCTGCAGGTGGCCAAGGACAGCATCAGCGAGCTGATCGCCGGATTCCAGCGCAGCGAGGAAAGCCCCAAGGGCTTCGAGATCGAGGTCGTGCGCGGGTGGGACTACCCGGCGCTCGTCGACACGTACCAGCGCATCACCGAAGTCGTGCGCACGGAGCACGTTCCGGCGCTGGTGCACGTCATTGAACTGACGCAGCCGTTCGGCCACAGCACCTCCGGCAGCCACGAGCGCTACAAGTCCGCCGAGCGCCTGGGATGGGAAAAGGAGCACGACGGGCTGGCCCGCATGCGCGCGTGGATGCTGGAGCAGGGCATCACCACCGAGGACGAGCTCGCCGCGCTGGAAAAGGAAGAGGCCGAACACGTGCGCCAGGCGCGCGACGAGGCCTGGGAGGCGTACCAGTCGCCCATCCGCCGTGAAGCCGAGGCCGCCACGGCGCTGCTGGCCGCCGCCGCCGAAGCCGCGAGCGAGCCGGCGCGCGCGCAGGTGGCCGCCGCGCGCGACGAACTGGCCAAGCGCCGCGACCCGCTGCGCCGCGACATCGCTGTATCCATGCACCGCGCGCTGGTGGCCGTGCGCGGCGAAAGCGACCGCGTGCGCCAGCCGCTGGTGGACTGGCGCCGCGAGCAGAAGCCGCTGGAGCAGGACCGCTTCCATTCGCTGCTGCTGTCGGAGTCGGACGAGTCGCCGATGCGCGTGGCGTACGAGGCGCCGGAGTACGGCGAGGGCGCGGCGGAGGTGGACGGCTACAAGATCCTGAACGCCGCGTTTGCCGCGGCTCTGGAGCGCGATCCGCGCGTGATCGCGTTCGGCGAGGACGTGGGCAAGCTGGGCGACGTGAACCAGGGCTTCGTGGACCTGCAGGCGCGCTTTGGCGAAATGCGCGTGGGCGACGCCGGCATCCGCGAGGCCACCATCGTGGGGCAGGCCATCGGGATGGCGATGCGCGGGCTGCGTCCCATCGCCGAAATCCAGTACCTGGACTACCTGCTGTACGCGCTTCAGGTGATGAGCGACGACCTGGCCACGTTGCGCTACCGCACCAAGGGCGGGCAGAAGGCACCGGTCATCGTGCGCACGCGCGGGCACCGGCTGGTGGGGATCTGGCACTCCGGATCGCCCATGGGGATGATGGTGCACGCCCTGCGCGGCATGCACGTCCTCGTTCCGCGCGACATGACGCGCGCCGCCGGCTTCTACAACCTGCTGCTGCGCTCCGACGACCCGGCCGTGGTGGTGGAGGTGCTGAACGGGTACCGGCTCAAGGAGAAGCTGCCCTCCAACATCGGCACGTTCACCACGCCCATCGGCGTGGTGGAGACGCTGCGGCCGGGGCGCGACGTTACGGTCGTCACCTACGGCGCGTGCTGCGCCGTCGCGCTCCAGGCGGCCAAGATGCTGCAGGACAGCGCCGGCATCGACGTGGAGGTGATCGACGTGCAGTCGCTGCTGCCGTTCGACATCCAGGGCGACATCGTGAAGTCGCTGCAGAAGACGAATCGCGTGCTGTTTCTGGATGAGGACGTGCCGGGCGGCGCCAGCGCGTACATGATGCAGGAAGTGCTGGAGAAGCAGGGCGGATTCCACTGGCTGGACGCGCTGCCCCGCACCCTTGCCGCCGCCGAGCACCGCGCGCCGTACGGCCGCGACGGCGACTACTGGTCCAAGCCCAACGCCGAGGACGTGTTCGACGCGGTGTACGGGCTGATGCAGGAGACCAACCCGCGCGACTTCCCGGACATCGGAAGCTGA
- a CDS encoding ATP-binding protein: protein MKRIRRPLTHEQRVHALALLTAVPGTGTAVVLLFAVNLPPLVRWIVAALLVGLAVMLAGMVRTQMVRPLQTLANLLFALRRGDFAIRATGARGDDALGLALMEANALSVTLREQRVGNLEASALLSTVMAEIDVAVFAFSADRKLRLVNRTGERLLGRPAERLLGLDAEALGLDVCLHGQATRTFRHAFAGGSGRWEVRRRAFRQGGQRHELLVLTDLSHALREEERQAWQRLVRVLSHEINNSLAPINSIAGSLLDLLRADPPPDDREEDLRQGLAVVAGRSAALSRFMSSYARLARLPPPRREQVEVGEWVRRVARLERRVPVAVREGPPCTLRADGDQLDQMLINVVRNAGDAALETEGGVAVGWSWRDGELLLWVEDEGMGIGTTDNLFVPFFTTKPNGTGIGLALSRQIVEAHGGTITLENRVDARGCRVEVTLPERGPDSPD from the coding sequence GTGAAACGTATCCGCCGTCCCCTGACCCACGAGCAGCGCGTTCATGCGCTGGCCCTGCTGACCGCCGTTCCCGGCACCGGGACGGCGGTCGTTCTGCTGTTCGCGGTGAATCTGCCGCCGCTGGTGCGCTGGATCGTCGCCGCGCTCCTGGTGGGATTGGCGGTGATGCTGGCGGGGATGGTGCGCACGCAGATGGTGCGGCCGCTGCAGACGCTGGCCAACCTCCTGTTCGCCCTGCGCCGCGGCGACTTCGCCATTCGCGCCACGGGTGCGCGCGGCGACGACGCGCTGGGGCTGGCGCTGATGGAGGCCAACGCGCTCAGCGTCACCCTGCGCGAGCAGCGGGTGGGAAACCTGGAGGCCTCGGCGCTGCTGAGCACGGTGATGGCGGAGATCGACGTGGCGGTGTTCGCCTTCAGCGCCGACCGCAAGCTGCGGCTGGTGAACCGCACGGGCGAGCGGCTGCTGGGCCGCCCCGCCGAACGGCTTCTGGGGCTGGATGCGGAGGCACTGGGGCTGGACGTGTGCCTGCACGGACAGGCGACGCGCACCTTTCGCCACGCCTTTGCCGGCGGTAGCGGCCGGTGGGAGGTGCGGCGCCGCGCCTTTCGCCAGGGCGGCCAGCGGCACGAGCTGCTGGTGCTCACCGACCTGAGCCACGCGCTGCGCGAGGAGGAGCGGCAGGCGTGGCAGCGGCTGGTGCGCGTGCTGAGCCACGAGATCAACAACTCGCTGGCGCCCATCAACTCCATCGCCGGCTCGCTGCTCGACCTGCTGCGCGCTGATCCGCCGCCCGACGACCGCGAAGAAGATCTGCGCCAGGGGCTGGCGGTGGTGGCCGGTCGCTCCGCCGCGCTTTCGCGCTTCATGTCGTCGTATGCGCGGCTGGCGCGCCTTCCGCCGCCACGGCGCGAGCAGGTGGAGGTAGGCGAGTGGGTGCGGCGCGTGGCGCGTCTGGAGCGACGCGTGCCCGTGGCCGTGCGCGAGGGGCCGCCGTGCACGCTGCGGGCGGATGGCGACCAGCTGGACCAGATGCTCATCAACGTGGTGCGCAACGCGGGGGACGCGGCGCTGGAGACGGAGGGGGGCGTGGCGGTGGGCTGGTCGTGGCGCGACGGCGAACTGCTGCTGTGGGTAGAGGATGAGGGGATGGGGATCGGGACGACGGACAACCTGTTCGTCCCCTTCTTTACCACTAAGCCCAACGGCACGGGGATCGGTCTGGCGCTCAGCCGGCAGATCGTGGAGGCGCACGGCGGCACCATCACGCTGGAGAACCGCGTCGATGCGCGCGGATGCCGCGTGGAGGTCACGCTCCCCGAGCGCGGGCCGGACTCGCCCGATTGA
- a CDS encoding sigma-54-dependent transcriptional regulator: protein MAAESLPSPSSAPRVLVADDRADILQALRLLLRGEGFQVTTAASPAAVAAAVAEQPFDALLLDLNYARDTTSGREGMDLLTRVNAVHPALPIVVMTAWGSVEGAVEAMRRGARDYIEKPWDNARLVAVLRAQVELGRALQKTGRLEEENRRLRRGGLPEFIGESRAMQPVRLMMERVAPSDANVLITGEHGTGKEVVAQWIHAASARAGHALVTVNAGGISEGVFESELFGHVRGAFTDAKADRTGYFEMADGGTLFLDEIGTLGSKLQAKLLRVLQTGEYQRVGSSRTARANVRILSATNADLAREIAEGRFREDLLYRLNTVEIRLPPLRARREDVPLLANHFLRARSVRYGRTVHGFAPEAMQALLDYSWPGNIRELEHTVERALLLMQGDTVQLADLSLPTAGGAAAASIDEMPLEEVERLLIRKALQRHDGNVSQAAEALGLSRSALYRRLQRYGL from the coding sequence ATGGCAGCCGAGTCTCTCCCGTCCCCCTCGTCCGCGCCGCGCGTCCTGGTCGCGGACGACCGCGCCGACATCCTGCAGGCGCTGCGGCTGCTGCTGCGCGGCGAAGGGTTCCAGGTCACCACCGCGGCGTCGCCCGCGGCGGTGGCCGCCGCCGTCGCGGAGCAGCCCTTCGACGCGCTGCTGCTGGACCTGAACTACGCCCGCGACACCACCTCCGGCCGGGAAGGGATGGACCTGCTCACGCGGGTGAACGCCGTCCATCCCGCCCTCCCCATCGTGGTGATGACCGCGTGGGGGAGCGTGGAGGGCGCGGTGGAGGCCATGCGGCGCGGCGCGCGCGACTACATCGAGAAGCCGTGGGACAACGCCCGCCTGGTGGCCGTGCTGCGCGCGCAGGTGGAGCTGGGGCGCGCCCTGCAGAAGACGGGGCGGCTGGAGGAGGAGAACCGGCGCCTGCGCCGCGGCGGCCTTCCCGAGTTCATCGGCGAGTCGAGGGCGATGCAGCCGGTGCGGCTGATGATGGAGCGCGTGGCCCCGTCGGACGCCAACGTGCTCATCACCGGCGAGCACGGGACGGGCAAGGAGGTGGTGGCGCAGTGGATTCACGCCGCCTCCGCCCGCGCCGGCCACGCGCTGGTGACGGTGAACGCGGGCGGCATCTCGGAAGGCGTGTTTGAAAGCGAGCTGTTCGGCCACGTGCGCGGGGCGTTCACCGACGCCAAGGCCGACCGCACGGGGTACTTTGAGATGGCGGACGGGGGAACGCTCTTTCTGGACGAGATCGGCACCCTGGGCTCCAAGCTGCAGGCCAAGCTGCTGCGCGTGCTGCAGACGGGCGAGTACCAGCGCGTGGGCTCGTCGCGCACCGCGCGGGCGAACGTGCGCATCCTGTCCGCCACCAACGCCGATCTGGCGCGCGAAATCGCCGAAGGGCGCTTTCGCGAGGACCTGCTGTACCGGCTGAACACGGTGGAAATCCGCCTTCCCCCGCTGCGCGCGCGGCGGGAGGACGTGCCGCTGCTGGCCAACCACTTCCTGCGCGCGCGCTCGGTGCGCTACGGGCGCACGGTGCACGGCTTTGCGCCGGAGGCCATGCAGGCGCTGCTGGACTACTCGTGGCCCGGCAACATCCGCGAGCTGGAGCACACGGTGGAGCGCGCGCTGCTGCTCATGCAGGGCGATACTGTTCAGCTGGCGGACCTGTCCCTTCCCACGGCGGGCGGCGCGGCCGCGGCCAGCATCGACGAGATGCCGCTGGAAGAGGTGGAGCGGCTGCTGATCCGCAAGGCGCTGCAGCGGCACGACGGCAACGTCAGCCAGGCCGCGGAGGCGCTGGGCCTGTCGCGCAGCGCGCTCTACCGGCGGCTGCAGCGGTACGGGCTCTGA
- a CDS encoding TolC family protein — MMTHVRRTRRIGAAALFLFLAIPAARARAQETPAGPGVLTLEQAVRRGVAASPAIQEAQAQQRTTQAGRWEGWGRLLPTVQMQVGLVQTGVLQRTVSDPITGGIVNLPDSLIDLRNSYGTDAALTARWQIIDPSAMMQIRAANAEAAAGDRTLDGARARIAAEITLAYLDALEAQALLDLRTAEKERADELLRIAEGRLSVGSVPELDVLQARLGVGDAELALMEAQTTSQTRRLALQQYLGPDAPLSGPLAEPAIPDAASLPDADALRRRVVDESGELAALRASRSAAGLARSAERLRLIPTVSVWAQWVRSEYGATRDALTYQPRNELGVYGVNFTWDLLEQPGVRLGARRRTGAAVQAAEARLAVRRAGLARDVEIAVGTLGRAALLRERSAANVVLAARQREAAVERYRLGLAPIVERLQAEGLAREAERQAVAARFAPLRALAELQRASGAPVLPYGY; from the coding sequence ATGATGACGCACGTTCGACGCACCCGCCGCATCGGCGCGGCCGCGCTCTTCCTGTTCCTCGCCATCCCGGCGGCGCGCGCGCGTGCGCAGGAGACGCCGGCCGGGCCCGGGGTGCTGACGCTGGAGCAGGCGGTGCGGCGGGGCGTGGCCGCCAGCCCCGCCATCCAGGAGGCGCAGGCGCAGCAGCGCACCACGCAGGCCGGCCGCTGGGAGGGGTGGGGGCGGCTGCTTCCCACGGTGCAGATGCAGGTGGGGCTGGTGCAGACGGGCGTGCTTCAGCGCACCGTAAGCGACCCCATCACCGGCGGCATCGTGAACCTGCCGGACTCGCTGATCGACCTGCGCAACAGCTACGGAACGGACGCCGCCCTCACCGCGCGCTGGCAGATCATCGATCCCTCCGCGATGATGCAGATCCGCGCCGCCAACGCCGAGGCCGCCGCGGGAGACCGCACGCTGGACGGCGCCCGCGCGCGCATCGCCGCCGAAATCACGCTGGCGTACCTGGACGCGCTGGAGGCGCAGGCGCTGCTGGACCTGCGCACGGCGGAAAAAGAACGTGCGGACGAACTGCTGCGCATTGCCGAGGGACGGCTGTCGGTGGGGAGCGTGCCGGAGCTGGACGTGCTGCAGGCGCGGCTGGGCGTGGGGGACGCGGAGTTGGCGCTGATGGAGGCGCAGACCACGTCGCAGACCCGGCGGCTGGCCCTGCAGCAGTACCTGGGGCCGGACGCGCCGCTGTCCGGCCCGCTGGCGGAACCGGCCATTCCCGACGCCGCCTCGCTCCCCGACGCCGATGCGCTACGCCGGCGGGTGGTGGATGAGAGCGGCGAACTGGCCGCGCTGCGGGCCAGCCGCTCCGCCGCCGGGCTGGCCCGCAGCGCCGAGCGCCTGCGGCTGATCCCCACGGTGAGCGTGTGGGCGCAGTGGGTGCGCTCCGAGTACGGGGCCACGCGCGACGCGCTCACCTACCAGCCCCGCAACGAACTGGGTGTGTACGGCGTGAACTTTACCTGGGACCTGCTGGAGCAGCCCGGGGTGCGCCTGGGCGCGCGCCGCCGCACGGGCGCCGCCGTGCAGGCCGCGGAGGCGCGGCTGGCCGTGCGCCGCGCCGGGCTGGCGCGCGACGTGGAGATCGCCGTGGGCACGCTGGGGCGCGCGGCGCTGCTGCGGGAGCGCTCGGCGGCCAACGTGGTGCTGGCCGCCCGCCAGCGCGAGGCGGCGGTGGAGCGCTACCGGCTGGGGCTGGCGCCCATCGTGGAGCGGCTGCAGGCGGAGGGGCTGGCCCGCGAGGCCGAGCGCCAGGCCGTCGCCGCGCGCTTCGCCCCCCTGCGCGCCCTGGCGGAACTGCAGCGCGCGTCCGGCGCTCCCGTTCTGCCGTACGGCTACTGA